One window of Vanessa atalanta chromosome 9, ilVanAtal1.2, whole genome shotgun sequence genomic DNA carries:
- the LOC125066209 gene encoding poly(ADP-ribose) glycohydrolase-like isoform X1, with product MNHSRAYKKILKTCILQKAMSTNCEWKGVPISQIIGSDSPWGAPEFPLVQPAYNHSVLYHIPASGAQLDRPPKPQIGKDKWDHEHVRMPFSSHSLYPVETSSGETHLKKRWDMIQKALNRPIRNTEELASAILSYNTKFKNKWKFRSLYELFEEHLEAEETKYFYDVTLPEMTKLALALPQLIQSPIPLLKQNKNHSISLSQQQISSILANAFFCTFPRRNTTKRDSEYASYPYFNFSMLFECSPSDHILEKLKCICHYFRRVCTNVPAGAVTVSRRAGRAGGGWRDCAARLGALLVHADATSTIEDAHGLIQVDFANKFLGGGVLNYGSVQEEIRFMICPELMISMLFTEALRPNEALMIIGCEQYSKYSGYGHSFQWAGEHVDATPRDSSGRRRCAVLAIDAQPFSNRSQEYTKEAITRELDKAWVGFSFFTAEAAGPHFPGVATGNWGCGAFGGSAPLKLLIQMMALARAGRHLAYYTFGDAALRDRLVRAHELLARHDVSVGQLYEILLKFCNEDVQKLNIFTFLEETLEKKRCQNQLQRENSGRETENYELPLSVVLDLNRSPDMFTTDDDSESITPTTVKMQSDDTEITHKKKDSSEKLVINQNKTLTSEREVAESIEPSSQTTRLFDEMEKIDNDSGKLNLNCHQNSMFEKKTAKYETVMEIEDNLQTNISPNDKKKLAKKITDYFSKKPA from the exons ATGAATCACAGTAGagcttacaaaaaaatattaaaaactt GCATTTTACAAAAAGCGATGTCTACCAATTGTGAGTGGAAAGGTGTTCCAATATCGCAAATTATTGGATCTGATTCGCCATGGGGTGCTCCAGAGTTTCCTTTGGTGCAGCCAGCATACAACCACAgtgttttatatcatataccTGCTAGTGGGGCGCAACTAGATAGGCCGCCTAAGCCACAGATTGGCAAAGATAAGTGGGATCACGAGCATGTCAGAATGCCATTTTCTTCTCACAGCTTGTATCCTGTTGAAACT agCTCTGGTGAAACCCATTTAAAGAAACGTTGGGACATGATTCAGAAAGCACTTAATAGACCTATAAGAAATACTGAAGAGCTGGCCAGTGCCATACTTAGTTACAACACTAAGTTTAAGAACAAGTGGAAGTTTCGATCATTGTATGAGCTGTTTGAAGAG CACTTAGAAGCAGAGGAgacaaaatatttctatgatGTAACTCTTCCTGAAATGACTAAGTTAGCTCTGGCTCTCCCACAATTGATACAATCACCAATACCATTATTGAA GCAGAATAAAAACCATTCAATATCATTATCACAGCAGCAGATATCGTCTATATTAGCAAATGCATTTTTCTGTACATTCCCAAGGAGAAACACAACAAAGAGGGACTCAGAATATGCTTCATATCCATACTTTAATTTCAGTAT GTTATTTGAGTGTTCACCGTCTGACCACATCTTGGAAAAACTCAAATGTATCTGCCATTACTTCAGAAGAGTTTGCACAAACG TCCCGGCGGGCGCGGTGACGGTGTCGCGGCGCGCGgggcgcgcgggcggcgggTGGCGCGACTGCGCGGCGCGGCTGGGCGCGCTGCTCGTGCACGCCGACGCCACGAGCACCATCGAGGACGCGCACGGACTCATACAGGTCGACTTCGCCAATAA ATTTCTCGGCGGCGGTGTTTTGAATTACGGTAGCGTTCAAGAAGAAATTAGATTCATGATATGTCCAGAGTTGATGATATCGATGCTTTTTACTGAAGCATTGAGACCTAACGAAGCACTTATGATCATCG GTTGCGAGCAGTACAGCAAGTACTCGGGCTACGGACACAGCTTCCAGTGGGCGGGCGAGCACGTGGACGCCACGCCGCGGGACTCGTCGGGCCGGAGGCGCTGCGCCGTGCTGGCCATCGACGCCCAGCCCTTCAGCAACAGGAGCCAGGAGTACACGAAGGAAGCCATCACTAGGGAACTCGACAAG GCGTGGGTCGGCTTCTCGTTCTTCACGGCGGAGGCGGCGGGCCCGCACTTCCCGGGCGTGGCGACGGGCAACTGGGGCTGCGGCGCGTTCGGCGGCTCGGCGCCGCTCAAGCTGCTCATACAGATGATGGCGCTGGCGCGCGCCGGCCGCCACCTCGCCTACTACACGTTCGGCGACGCCGCGCTGCGCGACCGCCTCGTGCGCGCGCACGAGCTGCTGGCGCGCCACGACGTCTCCGTCG gTCAGCTCtatgaaatattacttaaattctgCAATGAGGATGTTCAAAAATTGAACATTTTCACATTCTTGGAAGaaactttagaaaaaaaacgttGTCAAAACCAACTACAACGTGAGAATTCT GGCCGTGAAACAGAAAACTATGAATTGCCTCTTTCTGTGGTACTAGATCTAAATAGATCTCCCGACATGTTTACAACAGACGACGATAGCGAATCTATTACGCCTACGACTGTCAAAATGCAATCAGACGACACAGAAATCACACACAAGAAAAAAGACTCTAGTGAAAAACTTgtcattaatcaaaataaaacattgacaaGTGAGCGTGAAGTGGCCGAAAGTATCGAACCATCCAGCCAAACTACGAGACTATTTGACGAGATGGAGAAAATAGACAATGATAGTggaaaattaaatctaaattgtcACCAAAATTCAATGTTTGAAAAGAAAACTGCAAAGTACGAAACGGTCATGGAAATCGAAGATAATTTGCAAACAAATATATCgcctaatgataaaaaaaagttagcaAAGAAAATAACAGATTATTTCTCAAAGAAACCTGCATGA
- the LOC125066352 gene encoding uncharacterized protein LOC125066352 — protein MVLMKGSQIPKDAVVLDEVEAISYVWDVVSKWDSWSDIWALRYGPMVLGAINSVSGVIINNHYRWKLKLGNYGYFSSTLPLTVMPGILTLIFHKHLISTDLLLMKNDTCPVCYEVKSSAIQISMGLLYPMVLAPTSALMLANRYATYRVPHLFEGPKVMFGFLKKHTKPFTGTLGYIALIQLAASAFITYFEMKNTFTLRHKIVEIENKMEQELNDNKIRL, from the exons ATGGTTTTAATGAAAGGTTCTCAAATTCCTAAAGATGCTGTTGTACTCGATGAAGTTGAAGCGATCAGTTATGTATGGGATGTTGTGTCAAAATGGGATTCGTGGTCAGACAT ATGGGCATTACGATACGGCCCAATGGTCCTGGGGGCTATTAATTCAGTAAGcggtgttattataaataatcactaCAGATGGAAACTGAAACTAGGAAATTATGGATATTTTTCATCAACTTTGCCTCTCACTGTGATGCCTGGCATTTTAACActtatttttcataaacat CTCATATCAACAGACTTGCTTTTAATGAAGAATGATACATGCCCTGTCTGCTATGAAGTTAAATCATCAGCAATACAAATATCTATGGGTTTATTATATCCCATGGTACTGGCTCCCACATCAGCTTTAATG cTAGCCAATAGATATGCAACATACAGAGTGCCACATCTTTTCGAAGGCCCTAAGGTTATGTTTGGTTTTTTGAAGAAGCATACAAAACCATTCACTGGTACTTTAGGATATATTGCTTTAATCCAACTTGCTGCCTCGGCCTTCATTAcctattttgaaatgaaaaatacttttacattaAGGCATAAAATAGtggaaatagaaaataaaatggaGCAAGAGTTAAATGATAATAAGATAAgactgtaa
- the LOC125066286 gene encoding poly(ADP-ribose) glycohydrolase-like isoform X1 encodes MSSDKILTDDFFKTMFGVHSPWLCREFPSVAEGESHTVLYEIPSDGNFNKTLKPKIGEDKWDQDHVKLPCSAYNVYAIEDNDEKVLKKWDLIKSALSKPIHNSQDFMDVVLTYQSGFKEIWKFKALHKFFNEYWDEAESKKFFDITLPEVVKLALSLPDLIKSPIPLLKQGENKSISFTQLQLASLLSNAFFCTFPERNNKRRDSEYKTYPPVNFNSLYDGGGPKVMEKLKCICHYFGRISKDKPNGVVTFSRHHIPIDDCPDWNNCSSKIAKTKLFVDSDTLIEDASGCIQVDFANKYIGGGVLRRGAVQEEIRFVSNPELIVSLLFTEVMAPTEAIMIIGSERFSTHSGYSMTFKWSGDYIDETPRDSSGRRRCAILALDAKRFPKPEEQYTKEMVDRELNKAYTGFSIHTTKEVINFPGVATGNWGCGAFGGNARLKSLLQLIACVEAGRPMAYYTFGDVELRDDINIIYNLLIGYEVTVGELYKNILEYCQADIPRKNLYDYLKENVKK; translated from the exons ATGAGTTCTGATAagatattaaccgatgatttcttcAAGACAATGTTTGGGGTACATTCACCTTGGCTTTGTCGCGAGTTCCCTTCAGTAGCAGAAGGGGAATCCCATACTGTGTTATACGAAATACCCTCCGacggaaattttaataaaacgttgAAACCGAAGATTGGAGAAGACAAATGGGATCAAGACCATGTTAAATTGCCATGTTCCGCCTATAACGTGTATGCTATTGAA gataaCGACGAGAAAGTTCTAAAGAAATGGGATTTGATAAAAAGTGCCTTGTCCAAGCCAATACATAATAGCCAAGATTTCATGGATGTTGTTTTGACTTACCAATCGGGATTTAAAGAAATATGGAAATTTAAGGCTCTACATAAATTTTTCAACGAG TATTGGGACGAAGCGGAAAGTAAAAAGTTTTTCGATATAACTCTCCCTGAAGTTGTGAAATTGGCGTTGTCACTACCCGACCTCATAAAGTCGCCGATACCACTTTTGAA aCAAGGTGAGAACAAGTCGATATCGTTCACTCAACTTCAATTAGCCAGCTTACTTTCAAATGCTTTCTTCTGTACGTTCCctgaaagaaataataagaGAAGAGACTCCGAGTACAAGACATATCCACCGGTTAATTTCAATTC ACTGTACGATGGCGGTGGACCGAAAGTGATGGAGAAATTAAAATGCATCTGCCATTACTTCGGAAGAATATCCAAAG ATAAGCCAAATGGAGTAGTAACATTTTCTCGCCATCATATACCAATAGATGATTGTCCAGATTGGAACAACTGTTCTTCAAAGATAgccaaaacaaaattatttgtcgATTCAGATACACTTATAGAGGACGCGTCTGGTTGCATACAAGTGGACTTCGCTAACAA ATACATCGGCGGTGGAGTTCTCCGTCGTGGTGCTGTACAAGAGGAAATACGGTTTGTGTCCAACCCCGAACTCATCGTGTCTCTTCTCTTCACAGAAGTCATGGCACCCACTGAGGCTATTATGATTATAG GTAGCGAACGTTTCAGCACTCACTCAGGTTACAGCATGACCTTCAAATGGTCTGGTGATTATATAGATGAAACTCCAAGAGACTCATCAGGTCGAAGACGTTGTGCAATACTTGCCTTGGATGCTAAAAGGTTCCCGAAACCAGAAGAACAGTATACCAAGGAGATGGTGGACAGGGAACTTAATaag GCATACACAGGATTCTCAATCCATACTACAAAAGAGGTTATAAATTTCCCTGGAGTAGCGACCGGCAACTGGGGCTGCGGGGCTTTCGGCGGTAACGCTCGTCTCAAGTCGTTGCTACAACTGATAGCCTGTGTGGAAGCAGGCAGACCCATGGCCTATTATACCTTCGGAGATGTTGAACTGAGAGATGATATCAACATCATTTATAACTTGCTAATTGGATATGAGGTCACTGTGG gtgaactgtataaaaatattctagaatACTGTCAAGCTGACATCCCCAGAAAAAACTTGTATGATTACTTAAAGgagaatgtaaaaaaataa
- the LOC125066209 gene encoding poly(ADP-ribose) glycohydrolase-like isoform X2, with protein sequence MSTNCEWKGVPISQIIGSDSPWGAPEFPLVQPAYNHSVLYHIPASGAQLDRPPKPQIGKDKWDHEHVRMPFSSHSLYPVETSSGETHLKKRWDMIQKALNRPIRNTEELASAILSYNTKFKNKWKFRSLYELFEEHLEAEETKYFYDVTLPEMTKLALALPQLIQSPIPLLKQNKNHSISLSQQQISSILANAFFCTFPRRNTTKRDSEYASYPYFNFSMLFECSPSDHILEKLKCICHYFRRVCTNVPAGAVTVSRRAGRAGGGWRDCAARLGALLVHADATSTIEDAHGLIQVDFANKFLGGGVLNYGSVQEEIRFMICPELMISMLFTEALRPNEALMIIGCEQYSKYSGYGHSFQWAGEHVDATPRDSSGRRRCAVLAIDAQPFSNRSQEYTKEAITRELDKAWVGFSFFTAEAAGPHFPGVATGNWGCGAFGGSAPLKLLIQMMALARAGRHLAYYTFGDAALRDRLVRAHELLARHDVSVGQLYEILLKFCNEDVQKLNIFTFLEETLEKKRCQNQLQRENSGRETENYELPLSVVLDLNRSPDMFTTDDDSESITPTTVKMQSDDTEITHKKKDSSEKLVINQNKTLTSEREVAESIEPSSQTTRLFDEMEKIDNDSGKLNLNCHQNSMFEKKTAKYETVMEIEDNLQTNISPNDKKKLAKKITDYFSKKPA encoded by the exons ATGTCTACCAATTGTGAGTGGAAAGGTGTTCCAATATCGCAAATTATTGGATCTGATTCGCCATGGGGTGCTCCAGAGTTTCCTTTGGTGCAGCCAGCATACAACCACAgtgttttatatcatataccTGCTAGTGGGGCGCAACTAGATAGGCCGCCTAAGCCACAGATTGGCAAAGATAAGTGGGATCACGAGCATGTCAGAATGCCATTTTCTTCTCACAGCTTGTATCCTGTTGAAACT agCTCTGGTGAAACCCATTTAAAGAAACGTTGGGACATGATTCAGAAAGCACTTAATAGACCTATAAGAAATACTGAAGAGCTGGCCAGTGCCATACTTAGTTACAACACTAAGTTTAAGAACAAGTGGAAGTTTCGATCATTGTATGAGCTGTTTGAAGAG CACTTAGAAGCAGAGGAgacaaaatatttctatgatGTAACTCTTCCTGAAATGACTAAGTTAGCTCTGGCTCTCCCACAATTGATACAATCACCAATACCATTATTGAA GCAGAATAAAAACCATTCAATATCATTATCACAGCAGCAGATATCGTCTATATTAGCAAATGCATTTTTCTGTACATTCCCAAGGAGAAACACAACAAAGAGGGACTCAGAATATGCTTCATATCCATACTTTAATTTCAGTAT GTTATTTGAGTGTTCACCGTCTGACCACATCTTGGAAAAACTCAAATGTATCTGCCATTACTTCAGAAGAGTTTGCACAAACG TCCCGGCGGGCGCGGTGACGGTGTCGCGGCGCGCGgggcgcgcgggcggcgggTGGCGCGACTGCGCGGCGCGGCTGGGCGCGCTGCTCGTGCACGCCGACGCCACGAGCACCATCGAGGACGCGCACGGACTCATACAGGTCGACTTCGCCAATAA ATTTCTCGGCGGCGGTGTTTTGAATTACGGTAGCGTTCAAGAAGAAATTAGATTCATGATATGTCCAGAGTTGATGATATCGATGCTTTTTACTGAAGCATTGAGACCTAACGAAGCACTTATGATCATCG GTTGCGAGCAGTACAGCAAGTACTCGGGCTACGGACACAGCTTCCAGTGGGCGGGCGAGCACGTGGACGCCACGCCGCGGGACTCGTCGGGCCGGAGGCGCTGCGCCGTGCTGGCCATCGACGCCCAGCCCTTCAGCAACAGGAGCCAGGAGTACACGAAGGAAGCCATCACTAGGGAACTCGACAAG GCGTGGGTCGGCTTCTCGTTCTTCACGGCGGAGGCGGCGGGCCCGCACTTCCCGGGCGTGGCGACGGGCAACTGGGGCTGCGGCGCGTTCGGCGGCTCGGCGCCGCTCAAGCTGCTCATACAGATGATGGCGCTGGCGCGCGCCGGCCGCCACCTCGCCTACTACACGTTCGGCGACGCCGCGCTGCGCGACCGCCTCGTGCGCGCGCACGAGCTGCTGGCGCGCCACGACGTCTCCGTCG gTCAGCTCtatgaaatattacttaaattctgCAATGAGGATGTTCAAAAATTGAACATTTTCACATTCTTGGAAGaaactttagaaaaaaaacgttGTCAAAACCAACTACAACGTGAGAATTCT GGCCGTGAAACAGAAAACTATGAATTGCCTCTTTCTGTGGTACTAGATCTAAATAGATCTCCCGACATGTTTACAACAGACGACGATAGCGAATCTATTACGCCTACGACTGTCAAAATGCAATCAGACGACACAGAAATCACACACAAGAAAAAAGACTCTAGTGAAAAACTTgtcattaatcaaaataaaacattgacaaGTGAGCGTGAAGTGGCCGAAAGTATCGAACCATCCAGCCAAACTACGAGACTATTTGACGAGATGGAGAAAATAGACAATGATAGTggaaaattaaatctaaattgtcACCAAAATTCAATGTTTGAAAAGAAAACTGCAAAGTACGAAACGGTCATGGAAATCGAAGATAATTTGCAAACAAATATATCgcctaatgataaaaaaaagttagcaAAGAAAATAACAGATTATTTCTCAAAGAAACCTGCATGA
- the LOC125066368 gene encoding uncharacterized protein CG5902, with protein MSSVCCGTKKQKLNNSYSNHVERPINGYLESVAIPDMCYFCFDVLYCQLHSMDPPQTPNFTNEAYPLFVTWKIGKEHRLRGCIGTFNAMHLHSGLREYAITSALKDSRFTPITREEVPRLTVSVSILQHFEEAEHYLDWKLGKHGIRIEFISERGSKRTATYLPQVATEQGWDQIQTIDSLLRKGGYKAAITADMRRSIKLTRYQSEEVSASYNEYVNQRC; from the exons ATGTCTTCAGTATGTTGTGGAACAAAGAAGCAGAAATTGAACAATTCGTACAGCAACCACGTTGAACGACCTATAAATGGTTACCTAGAATCAGTTGCAATTCCTGATATGTGTTACTTTTGTTTCGACGTCTTGTACTGTCAGCTGCATAGTATGGACCCGCCACAAACGCCAAATTTTACTAACGAAGCAta tccCCTTTTTGTTACTTGGAAGATTGGTAAGGAGCATCGTCTCCGTGGATGTATTGGGACCTTTAATGCAATGCATTTGCACTCAG GTCTTCGGGAATATGCAATCACTAGTGCTTTAAAGGATTCTCGTTTTACACCTATAACCCGCGAGGAGGTTCCTCGTCTCACGGTGTCCGTGTCTATTCTTCAGCACTTCGAAGAGGCTGAACATTACTTAGATTGGAAGTTGGGCAAACACGGCATCCGCATCGAATTCATTAGCGAGCGGGGCTCGAAGCGCACTGCAACCTACTTACCTCAAGTCGCCACTGAACAAG GCTGGGACCAAATACAAACAATCGACTCCCTCCTCCGAAAGGGGGGATACAAGGCAGCCATAACGGCTGACATGAGAAGGAGTATCAAACTGACCAGATATCAGTCCGAGGAGGTGTCAGCCTCCTACAACGAGTACGTCAACCAGCGCTGCTAG
- the LOC125066286 gene encoding poly(ADP-ribose) glycohydrolase-like isoform X2, with product MSSDKILTDDFFKTMFGVHSPWLCREFPSVAEGESHTVLYEIPSDGNFNKTLKPKIGEDKWDQDHVKLPCSAYNVYAIEDNDEKVLKKWDLIKSALSKPIHNSQDFMDVVLTYQSGFKEIWKFKALHKFFNEYWDEAESKKFFDITLPEVVKLALSLPDLIKSPIPLLKQGENKSISFTQLQLASLLSNAFFCTFPERNNKRRDSEYKTYPPVNFNSLYDGGGPKVMEKLKCICHYFGRISKDKPNGVVTFSRHHIPIDDCPDWNNCSSKIAKTKLFVDSDTLIEDASGCIQVDFANKYIGGGVLRRGAVQEEIRFVSNPELIVSLLFTEVMAPTEAIMIIGSERFSTHSGYSMTFKWSGDYIDETPRDSSGRRRCAILALDAKRFPKPEEQYTKEMVDRELNKVNCIKIF from the exons ATGAGTTCTGATAagatattaaccgatgatttcttcAAGACAATGTTTGGGGTACATTCACCTTGGCTTTGTCGCGAGTTCCCTTCAGTAGCAGAAGGGGAATCCCATACTGTGTTATACGAAATACCCTCCGacggaaattttaataaaacgttgAAACCGAAGATTGGAGAAGACAAATGGGATCAAGACCATGTTAAATTGCCATGTTCCGCCTATAACGTGTATGCTATTGAA gataaCGACGAGAAAGTTCTAAAGAAATGGGATTTGATAAAAAGTGCCTTGTCCAAGCCAATACATAATAGCCAAGATTTCATGGATGTTGTTTTGACTTACCAATCGGGATTTAAAGAAATATGGAAATTTAAGGCTCTACATAAATTTTTCAACGAG TATTGGGACGAAGCGGAAAGTAAAAAGTTTTTCGATATAACTCTCCCTGAAGTTGTGAAATTGGCGTTGTCACTACCCGACCTCATAAAGTCGCCGATACCACTTTTGAA aCAAGGTGAGAACAAGTCGATATCGTTCACTCAACTTCAATTAGCCAGCTTACTTTCAAATGCTTTCTTCTGTACGTTCCctgaaagaaataataagaGAAGAGACTCCGAGTACAAGACATATCCACCGGTTAATTTCAATTC ACTGTACGATGGCGGTGGACCGAAAGTGATGGAGAAATTAAAATGCATCTGCCATTACTTCGGAAGAATATCCAAAG ATAAGCCAAATGGAGTAGTAACATTTTCTCGCCATCATATACCAATAGATGATTGTCCAGATTGGAACAACTGTTCTTCAAAGATAgccaaaacaaaattatttgtcgATTCAGATACACTTATAGAGGACGCGTCTGGTTGCATACAAGTGGACTTCGCTAACAA ATACATCGGCGGTGGAGTTCTCCGTCGTGGTGCTGTACAAGAGGAAATACGGTTTGTGTCCAACCCCGAACTCATCGTGTCTCTTCTCTTCACAGAAGTCATGGCACCCACTGAGGCTATTATGATTATAG GTAGCGAACGTTTCAGCACTCACTCAGGTTACAGCATGACCTTCAAATGGTCTGGTGATTATATAGATGAAACTCCAAGAGACTCATCAGGTCGAAGACGTTGTGCAATACTTGCCTTGGATGCTAAAAGGTTCCCGAAACCAGAAGAACAGTATACCAAGGAGATGGTGGACAGGGAACTTAATaag gtgaactgtataaaaatattctag
- the LOC125066384 gene encoding uncharacterized protein LOC125066384 — protein sequence MGLQFEQRSAHFARFTVAMIVLPSRLSVDWWTNSSQPGQLKISRFPCVNVTRDLPRISPLCATELGLGCYLSLHPYKIQLTQELKVNDHRQRRVFADWALEQLEVDADFGKKIIFSDEAHFWMNGYVNKQNCRIWDETNPHEVHQVAMHPQKVTVWCGFWAGGVIGPYFFENDNGVAVTVNGRRYVPHSTRYDGSSARAISGHGHLARRRRELATEIVRFDPAGLFLVGFS from the exons atgGGTCTTCAGTTCGAGCAACGTTCCGCGCACTTCGCCCGTTTTACGGTCGCGATGATCGTCCTGCCGAGTCGACTATCCGTCGATTGGTGGACAAATTCGAGTCAACCGGGTCAGTTAAAAATCAGCCGGTTCCCGTGCGTTAATGTAACGCGAGATCTGCCGAGAATATCGCCGCTGTGCGCGACA GAACTCGGCCTCGGTTGTTACTTGAGCCTGCACCCGTACAAGATCCAGCTGACCCAAGAGCTCAAGGTTAATGACCATAGACAGCGCCGTGTGTTCGCTGACTGGGCATTAGAGCAGTTGGAAGTTGACGCCGATTTTGGCAAAAAAATCATCTTCAGCGACGAGGCGCATTTTTGGATGAATGGCTATGTCAACAAGCAAAATTGCCGTATTTGGGACGAGACCAATCCACACGAGGTTCACCAAGTGGCAATGCACCCGCAGAAAGTGACTGTTTGGTGCGGATTTTGGGCCGGAGGCGTGATTGGTCCGTATTTTTTCGAAAACGATAATGGTGTGGCCGTCACCGTCAATG GACGGCGCTACGTGCCACACAGCACACGCTACGATGGAAGTTCTGCACGAGCAATTTCTGGACATGGTCATCTCGCGCGGAGGCGACGTGAACTGGCCACCGAGATCGTGCGATTTGACCCCGCTGGACTTTTTCTTGTGGGGTTTTCTTAA